A single Bacteroidales bacterium DNA region contains:
- the trmB gene encoding tRNA (guanosine(46)-N7)-methyltransferase TrmB: protein MKKKMQRFAEMETFPNVIQPAFDEVFGKQHRLKGNWAGSEFLNPNPLILELGCGKGEYTVGLARRHAEKNFIGIDIKGSRMWRGAKTAVDEGVKNTRFLRTHIEMINSFFAPDEVDEIWITFPDPQLKKKRKRLTSPGFLSRYSLFLRNNGLVHLKTDNDVLYGYTYDLAVLNGFTIRFSTTDLYSSGIEGTAVEIQTFYERQFLSQGMKINYLCFELPHGKEILEPEDDKPEG, encoded by the coding sequence ATGAAGAAGAAAATGCAGCGCTTTGCTGAGATGGAAACATTTCCGAATGTCATCCAGCCTGCGTTTGACGAGGTTTTTGGGAAACAACACCGTCTGAAAGGCAACTGGGCTGGCTCAGAGTTCCTCAATCCGAACCCGCTGATCCTTGAACTGGGCTGTGGTAAAGGTGAATATACAGTCGGACTTGCCAGAAGACATGCTGAAAAGAACTTCATCGGTATCGATATAAAAGGATCAAGAATGTGGCGGGGCGCAAAAACTGCAGTGGATGAAGGTGTAAAAAATACCCGGTTTCTCAGAACTCATATCGAAATGATCAATTCCTTTTTTGCTCCTGATGAGGTTGATGAAATCTGGATTACCTTTCCCGATCCCCAGTTAAAGAAGAAAAGAAAAAGACTTACTTCACCGGGTTTTTTATCGCGTTATTCACTTTTTCTAAGGAACAACGGACTTGTCCATCTGAAGACCGATAATGATGTATTGTACGGGTACACATATGACTTAGCAGTTCTGAACGGTTTTACAATCAGATTCAGTACAACCGATCTCTATTCCTCGGGCATTGAGGGAACAGCAGTTGAAATCCAGACCTTTTATGAACGCCAGTTTCTTTCACAGGGAATGAAAATTAATTATCTCTGTTTTGAATTACCCCATGGAAAAGAAATCCTCGAACCGGAAGACGATAAGCCCGAAGGATGA
- a CDS encoding MGMT family protein: MEKKSSNRKTISPKDDSFFTRVYDIVRLIPPGRVTSYGAIAKYIGSPQSSRMVGWAMNASHDDAGIPAHRVVNRNGMLSGKHHFRHPDLMQELLESEGIEVQNDRIVNFRKHFWDPYKELF, encoded by the coding sequence ATGGAAAAGAAATCCTCGAACCGGAAGACGATAAGCCCGAAGGATGACAGCTTTTTCACAAGGGTTTATGATATTGTCCGCCTGATTCCGCCCGGACGGGTTACATCTTACGGTGCCATAGCCAAATATATAGGTTCACCGCAATCATCGCGCATGGTTGGCTGGGCCATGAATGCTTCACATGACGATGCAGGTATCCCGGCTCACCGGGTCGTAAACCGGAATGGTATGCTTTCCGGAAAACATCACTTCAGGCATCCTGACCTCATGCAGGAATTGCTGGAAAGCGAAGGGATTGAAGTTCAGAACGACAGGATAGTAAACTTCAGAAAGCATTTTTGGGATCCTTATAAAGAATTATTCTAA
- a CDS encoding Mrp/NBP35 family ATP-binding protein, producing the protein MNFTENQVLQTLRKVVHPAAGKDIITMHLVNDLSVSDQSINFTLEFPSGNDPLKSSIKRACTKILQDTFGSDVTVDVELKSPPVQAPEPRKYLKDTRNIIAIASGKGGVGKSTVAVNLAVMFAQTGAKVGLIDADIFGPSIPKMLNAEYVNPYVNKVNGKDLIVPIERFGVKALSMGFFVNPDEATIWRGPMASGAFQQLLGDAEWGPLDYMFIDLPPGTSDIHLTLVQSVPVTGAVIVSTPQDVALADVVKGINMFRNPAVNVPVLGLIENMAWFTPEELPENRYYIFGKEGCSKLASQFGIPLLGQIPLIQGIREGSDAGEPIVGKKGPASEAFKTIADNLTLQLIKRNSNMDPTKVVEITKTRANINHK; encoded by the coding sequence ATGAATTTCACAGAAAACCAGGTACTGCAAACCTTACGGAAAGTCGTTCACCCTGCTGCAGGTAAAGATATTATCACCATGCACCTTGTGAATGATCTGTCAGTAAGCGATCAATCTATAAATTTTACTCTTGAATTTCCCAGCGGAAATGACCCGTTGAAATCATCGATTAAAAGAGCATGTACCAAAATACTGCAGGACACTTTCGGAAGTGATGTTACTGTTGATGTGGAACTTAAGTCACCTCCGGTTCAGGCGCCTGAGCCAAGAAAGTATCTTAAGGACACAAGGAATATAATAGCCATCGCATCAGGTAAAGGTGGGGTAGGAAAATCGACTGTTGCAGTCAACCTGGCTGTAATGTTTGCTCAGACAGGGGCAAAAGTGGGACTCATTGATGCCGACATTTTCGGTCCTTCAATTCCCAAGATGCTTAATGCCGAATATGTAAATCCTTATGTGAATAAAGTAAATGGTAAGGATCTGATTGTACCGATTGAGCGGTTCGGTGTAAAAGCCTTATCCATGGGTTTCTTTGTCAACCCTGACGAAGCAACGATATGGCGGGGGCCGATGGCTTCCGGAGCTTTCCAGCAGTTGCTCGGAGATGCCGAATGGGGACCGCTTGATTATATGTTTATCGATCTTCCGCCGGGAACAAGTGATATTCATCTCACCCTGGTTCAAAGTGTTCCTGTAACAGGCGCAGTTATTGTAAGCACTCCCCAGGATGTTGCCCTTGCTGATGTGGTAAAAGGAATCAACATGTTTCGGAATCCTGCTGTCAACGTTCCGGTACTGGGTTTAATTGAAAATATGGCCTGGTTCACCCCGGAAGAATTACCCGAAAACCGGTATTATATTTTCGGTAAAGAAGGCTGCAGTAAACTGGCTTCACAGTTCGGGATTCCCCTGCTTGGCCAGATACCGCTTATACAGGGAATACGGGAAGGCAGCGATGCCGGCGAACCGATTGTCGGAAAAAAAGGACCTGCAAGCGAGGCATTCAAAACAATAGCAGATAACCTTACCCTTCAGCTAATTAAAAGGAATTCCAATATGGACCCTACAAAAGTTGTTGAAATCACTAAAACAAGAGCTAACATCAACCATAAATAA
- a CDS encoding NifU family protein, with product METNRENILSNINTAIEEIRPYLKADGGNVELVDLEPDNTVKVRLMGACDGCPFSMMTLRAGIEQAIRKKFPEMKELVAIE from the coding sequence ATGGAAACAAATCGTGAAAATATTCTGAGCAACATCAATACAGCCATTGAAGAAATAAGGCCTTACCTCAAAGCTGACGGTGGAAATGTGGAACTTGTAGACCTTGAACCCGATAATACTGTAAAAGTCAGGTTAATGGGTGCATGTGATGGTTGTCCTTTCAGCATGATGACGCTGAGAGCCGGCATAGAACAGGCCATCCGGAAGAAATTTCCGGAGATGAAGGAGTTGGTGGCGATTGAGTAA
- a CDS encoding glycoside hydrolase family 3 C-terminal domain-containing protein produces MKVSSVFNFFIFIFLTLSCAQSQQRTSYVDITNPADERKIDSIIKLLTIEEKVNMLCGNGLFTSAGIERLGINDLHYTDGPFGIREELGKKSWAPLRLTTDSATFFPTGSALAATWNPDMAYAYGVAMGEEARTRGKDVLLGPAVNITRTPLNGRTYEYMSEDPWLNSRLAVGYVKGVQSTGVASCVKHFAVNNQETNRGRVNVLIDERALQEIYLPAFKASVTEGGSYSVMAAYNKLRGDYCAENDYLLNKVLRDEWNFKGMVISDWGGTHSTVKSALNGLDIEMGTERYFNKPLLDSVKKGLVPEEVINEKVKRILRVCLFTSRKPKVTDSLVSTPEHNRVAYDVAAQSIVLLKNTKEILPLDPAKLKSIAVIGETAVSKNALGGFGAGVKARYEITPLEGLKDRLGPDVKINYVQGYQSKFVRRFVPDNTPNEKLLAEAVNAASKADMTILFVGNNREVETESFDRLSMNLPFGQDSLIKAVCMANRNTIVVVVAGAPVDMRTAEATASTILWSWFNGSQAGYALADVILGKVNPSGRLPFTIPEKLADSPAHALGAFPGNDSLRYSEGILVGYRWFDNKNISPLYPFGFGLSYTNFNYNNLKVENQKAGKNDTIRVSLKIKNTGKMDGFETAQIYVSHNDATVLQPVRELKAFKKVPVPKNTEVTVSFKIPVSQLAWYNEAGHRWFVSPGKYQIAAGSSSRDIRKVTEIEIK; encoded by the coding sequence ATGAAAGTATCTTCTGTTTTTAACTTCTTTATTTTCATCTTCTTAACACTCAGCTGCGCACAGTCACAACAGCGTACATCCTATGTTGATATTACTAATCCGGCTGACGAAAGAAAAATTGACAGTATTATAAAGCTGCTTACTATTGAAGAAAAAGTAAATATGCTTTGCGGTAATGGTCTTTTCACATCGGCAGGGATTGAACGACTTGGCATAAACGATTTACACTATACAGACGGCCCTTTTGGTATTCGTGAGGAATTAGGCAAAAAATCATGGGCTCCGTTACGGTTGACGACGGATTCGGCAACTTTTTTCCCTACGGGTTCAGCATTAGCCGCGACCTGGAATCCTGATATGGCATATGCATATGGGGTTGCTATGGGCGAAGAAGCAAGGACAAGAGGTAAAGACGTTTTACTCGGACCTGCAGTGAATATTACACGTACTCCTCTAAACGGCCGCACTTATGAATATATGAGCGAGGATCCCTGGTTGAATTCCAGGCTGGCTGTGGGTTATGTAAAAGGAGTACAGTCAACAGGCGTCGCCTCCTGTGTAAAGCACTTTGCTGTAAATAACCAGGAAACGAACCGTGGCCGTGTTAATGTATTGATTGATGAACGGGCCTTGCAGGAAATTTATCTGCCGGCATTCAAAGCATCTGTCACCGAAGGAGGTTCCTACAGCGTTATGGCGGCCTATAATAAATTACGGGGCGATTATTGTGCTGAGAACGATTACCTTCTGAATAAGGTATTGCGCGATGAATGGAACTTTAAAGGAATGGTGATTTCCGACTGGGGAGGTACCCATAGTACTGTTAAATCAGCTCTTAACGGACTTGATATAGAGATGGGAACTGAAAGGTATTTCAACAAACCTTTACTTGATTCAGTTAAAAAAGGACTTGTACCCGAAGAAGTAATCAATGAAAAAGTCAAAAGAATTCTCAGGGTTTGCCTGTTCACATCGCGGAAACCGAAAGTTACCGATAGTCTTGTCTCCACACCCGAACATAACAGGGTGGCTTATGATGTGGCCGCTCAGAGTATTGTTCTCCTCAAAAACACAAAGGAAATTCTGCCTTTAGACCCGGCTAAATTAAAAAGTATCGCCGTTATCGGTGAAACTGCTGTCTCAAAGAACGCACTGGGTGGTTTTGGTGCCGGAGTGAAAGCCCGTTACGAAATTACACCGCTCGAAGGATTAAAGGACCGCCTGGGGCCTGATGTAAAAATTAATTATGTTCAGGGTTACCAATCTAAATTTGTGCGCCGGTTTGTTCCCGACAATACTCCCAATGAAAAACTGCTGGCAGAGGCTGTTAATGCTGCTTCAAAGGCTGATATGACTATTCTTTTTGTTGGCAACAACCGCGAAGTTGAAACTGAAAGCTTTGACCGACTGTCCATGAATCTTCCGTTTGGCCAGGATTCACTTATTAAGGCCGTTTGTATGGCTAACCGCAATACGATAGTTGTTGTAGTGGCTGGGGCACCGGTTGATATGAGAACTGCAGAAGCAACTGCAAGTACGATTTTATGGTCATGGTTTAATGGCTCACAGGCAGGATATGCTCTTGCTGATGTTATTCTTGGTAAAGTCAACCCTTCAGGTAGACTACCGTTTACCATTCCTGAAAAACTTGCTGATTCTCCTGCTCATGCATTGGGTGCTTTCCCGGGAAATGACTCATTGAGGTACTCCGAAGGAATCCTTGTAGGTTACAGGTGGTTTGACAATAAAAACATTAGTCCTCTGTATCCCTTTGGTTTTGGACTGTCTTATACCAATTTCAATTATAACAACCTTAAAGTTGAAAACCAGAAGGCCGGGAAGAATGATACCATTCGGGTTTCGCTAAAAATTAAAAATACAGGAAAAATGGATGGGTTCGAAACAGCGCAAATCTACGTTTCACATAATGATGCCACTGTTTTGCAACCTGTACGTGAATTAAAAGCATTTAAAAAAGTACCGGTTCCAAAAAATACAGAGGTTACGGTTTCATTTAAGATCCCTGTATCACAACTTGCCTGGTACAATGAGGCTGGTCACCGTTGGTTTGTTTCACCCGGTAAATACCAGATTGCTGCCGGCTCTTCTTCGCGTGATATCCGAAAGGTTACTGAAATCGAAATTAAATAG
- the cysS gene encoding cysteine--tRNA ligase, which translates to MTRELYLVNTLSRKKEKFIPVNPPYAGMYVCGPTVYSDPHLGHVRPAVTFDVLYRYLKHLGYKVRYVRNITDVGHLEDEVTGEGEDRIQKKARLEQLEPMEVVQHYANRYHHYMEKMGLLPPSIEPQASGHIIEQQELIKKIQEKGFAYEVNGSVYFDLDRYNAEYGYGKLSGRNLDEMLSNTRELEGQSEKRNPLDFALWKKAEPSHLMHWPSVWSEGFPGWHLECSAMGMKYLGEEFDIHGGGMDLIFPHHECELAQSTVVTGKPHVRYWVHNNMITINGQKMARSKNNFITLEEMFTGGHPLLEKAFSPMTIRFYMLQAHYSSQVDFSNEALKAAEQGLGRLMKAMDVLAKLKPSGSSTVDVDTLIDNAYTALSDDLNTPIVLGYLFEAVKIINSVNDGKAGIDAENLEALKNFMQTFVFELLGLMPENSGDDRDAALLDGVINLVLQQRQEAKARKDYAASDLIRNQLASLGILIKDTKEGATWERQ; encoded by the coding sequence ATGACCCGGGAACTTTATCTGGTTAACACTCTTTCACGCAAAAAGGAGAAATTTATTCCTGTCAATCCTCCCTATGCAGGCATGTACGTTTGCGGTCCCACAGTATACAGTGATCCACACCTCGGCCATGTCAGACCTGCTGTAACGTTTGACGTGCTTTACAGGTATCTGAAGCACCTGGGTTATAAAGTGAGGTATGTAAGGAATATAACCGATGTAGGCCATCTTGAGGATGAAGTAACAGGCGAAGGCGAAGACCGGATCCAGAAAAAAGCAAGGCTTGAACAGCTTGAACCGATGGAGGTTGTGCAGCATTATGCCAACCGCTACCATCATTATATGGAGAAAATGGGACTTCTGCCTCCCTCCATTGAACCGCAGGCTTCAGGGCATATTATTGAACAGCAGGAACTGATAAAGAAAATACAGGAAAAGGGATTCGCCTATGAAGTGAATGGTTCAGTGTATTTCGACCTTGACCGGTATAATGCGGAATATGGTTACGGCAAATTATCCGGCAGAAATCTTGATGAAATGCTCAGTAACACACGCGAACTGGAGGGACAAAGTGAAAAGCGGAACCCGCTTGATTTTGCACTCTGGAAAAAGGCCGAGCCCTCGCACCTCATGCACTGGCCGTCAGTATGGAGCGAAGGTTTCCCGGGATGGCACCTTGAGTGTTCAGCCATGGGCATGAAATACCTGGGAGAAGAATTTGATATTCACGGAGGAGGAATGGATCTTATCTTCCCGCATCATGAATGCGAGCTTGCACAATCTACCGTGGTAACCGGAAAACCGCATGTACGGTACTGGGTGCACAACAACATGATCACGATTAACGGTCAGAAAATGGCCCGGTCAAAAAATAACTTCATTACCCTTGAAGAAATGTTTACCGGAGGTCATCCTCTGCTTGAGAAAGCGTTTTCACCCATGACAATCCGCTTTTACATGCTCCAGGCCCATTATTCGAGCCAGGTTGATTTTTCAAACGAAGCACTAAAGGCTGCCGAACAAGGTTTGGGCCGACTGATGAAGGCCATGGATGTCCTGGCAAAACTGAAGCCATCGGGATCATCGACTGTTGACGTTGATACTTTAATTGATAATGCCTACACGGCATTAAGCGATGATTTGAATACCCCCATTGTGCTGGGTTACCTGTTTGAAGCAGTGAAAATAATTAATTCGGTAAATGACGGAAAAGCCGGCATTGATGCTGAAAACCTGGAAGCGCTTAAAAATTTCATGCAGACTTTTGTATTTGAGCTGCTGGGATTGATGCCTGAAAATTCAGGAGATGACCGGGATGCTGCACTTTTGGACGGAGTGATTAATCTCGTTTTGCAACAAAGGCAGGAGGCCAAGGCCAGGAAGGATTACGCCGCTTCGGATTTAATCAGAAATCAGCTGGCCTCCCTGGGAATACTAATAAAGGATACCAAAGAAGGAGCTACCTGGGAAAGACAATAA